One window from the genome of Pandoraea fibrosis encodes:
- the iscX gene encoding Fe-S cluster assembly protein IscX, whose product MKWTDIQDIAIALTEAHPDVDPQYVRFTDLHQWVMALDGFDDAPDRAGEKVLEAIQMAWIDEV is encoded by the coding sequence ATGAAATGGACTGACATTCAAGATATCGCGATTGCGCTCACCGAAGCCCATCCCGATGTCGATCCGCAGTACGTTCGCTTTACCGACCTGCATCAGTGGGTCATGGCGCTCGACGGCTTCGACGATGCGCCGGATCGTGCCGGTGAAAAGGTGCTGGAAGCCATTCAGATGGCGTGGATCGACGAAGTCTGA
- a CDS encoding glycosyltransferase family 87 protein, whose product MNRQAASSDLPLVSDRIGAHRAMMPRGVVLAAGVVMLAQWLALGAWAVSWLTSDGRATQGMPPLGHDLRVFWTVSWITRHVDALAAFDPATFVPTILRFFPAYPEAGYWLYPPTFQWLIQPLSWMSYPWTYAVYVIVSVAAFAMAVRQWRWWSRWPWVIAIAFPGLWVALLAGQNSLITLLLMTVALTYSGSRPLLAGLCGGLLVIKPQLAMMLPLWWLCARQWRALGAMALTAGLGCALSLAWSGWPLWQAFFAAVSRFNVEVVQRGAGGIWHAMPTVFAAARLHGATLPVAYALYALVAGLSAWLAAWLWAKRAPLPLRVAAAVMATLLAQPYLLYYELAWLIVPLMCLSILRDPADAQGHATRARLVGVQLAAVWLLPLQAYLAVLWTPMGQWGVWLLPLTMLRIAAHARQWWRAHNGTHCL is encoded by the coding sequence GTGAATCGTCAGGCGGCGTCATCCGATTTGCCGTTAGTGTCCGACAGGATCGGCGCGCATCGTGCCATGATGCCGCGCGGCGTGGTCTTGGCCGCAGGTGTCGTGATGCTTGCGCAGTGGCTGGCGCTCGGGGCATGGGCCGTCAGTTGGCTGACAAGCGATGGCCGCGCAACGCAGGGCATGCCACCGCTGGGACATGACCTCCGCGTTTTCTGGACCGTGTCGTGGATCACTCGCCACGTCGACGCGCTTGCCGCATTCGATCCCGCGACGTTCGTCCCCACCATCCTTCGGTTCTTTCCCGCTTATCCAGAGGCCGGGTACTGGCTTTACCCGCCCACGTTTCAATGGCTGATTCAGCCGCTGTCGTGGATGTCCTATCCATGGACATACGCGGTGTACGTGATCGTCAGCGTTGCTGCCTTCGCGATGGCGGTGCGGCAGTGGCGGTGGTGGTCGCGATGGCCCTGGGTTATCGCGATCGCATTTCCGGGATTGTGGGTCGCGTTGCTCGCCGGTCAGAACTCGCTCATTACGCTGCTGTTGATGACCGTCGCGCTGACCTATTCAGGCTCGCGACCGTTGTTGGCAGGGCTTTGCGGCGGGTTACTGGTGATCAAGCCGCAATTGGCGATGATGCTTCCGCTGTGGTGGCTTTGCGCGCGGCAATGGCGTGCGCTGGGGGCGATGGCCCTGACGGCGGGGCTCGGTTGCGCGCTGTCGCTGGCATGGTCTGGCTGGCCGTTATGGCAAGCCTTCTTCGCGGCCGTGTCGCGGTTCAACGTGGAGGTGGTCCAGCGCGGCGCAGGCGGCATCTGGCATGCCATGCCCACGGTGTTCGCGGCGGCGCGTCTGCACGGCGCGACGTTGCCGGTCGCCTACGCGCTCTACGCACTCGTGGCCGGTTTGTCGGCATGGCTCGCGGCATGGCTGTGGGCGAAGCGAGCGCCCCTGCCATTGCGCGTTGCGGCGGCGGTGATGGCAACGCTGCTTGCACAGCCCTACCTGCTGTACTACGAATTGGCGTGGCTGATCGTGCCGTTGATGTGTCTCTCGATCTTGCGAGACCCGGCCGACGCGCAAGGACATGCCACCCGAGCGCGACTCGTCGGCGTGCAACTCGCCGCGGTGTGGTTACTGCCGCTGCAAGCGTATCTCGCCGTGCTTTGGACGCCAATGGGACAGTGGGGTGTTTGGCTGCTGCCGTTGACGATGCTGCGGATCGCCGCGCATGCGCGGCAGTGGTGGCGCGCGCATAATGGCACGCATTGTCTGTGA
- the fdx gene encoding ISC system 2Fe-2S type ferredoxin: MPQIVVLPHVELCPEGAVLEVPTGTSVCRALLDNGIEIEHACELSCACTTCHVIVREGFESLEPAQDEEEDLLDKAWGLEPTSRLSCQTLVPADSDLVVEIPKYTINHAKENH, encoded by the coding sequence ATGCCTCAAATCGTTGTATTGCCTCACGTCGAGCTGTGCCCCGAGGGCGCCGTGCTGGAAGTTCCGACGGGCACTTCCGTGTGCAGAGCGTTGTTGGACAATGGCATCGAAATCGAGCATGCGTGCGAATTGTCGTGCGCTTGCACGACGTGCCATGTGATCGTGCGCGAGGGCTTCGAGTCGCTGGAACCGGCGCAGGACGAGGAAGAGGATCTGCTCGACAAGGCGTGGGGCCTGGAGCCGACGTCGCGTCTGTCGTGCCAGACCCTGGTGCCTGCCGACTCGGATCTGGTCGTCGAGATTCCGAAGTACACGATCAACCACGCCAAGGAAAATCACTGA
- a CDS encoding glycine zipper 2TM domain-containing protein, with amino-acid sequence MDNDLQPRRMHPLVAAAAGSIVVVSLLGVAAITGVLPVAKSTDGPAPAGNNSQYALTSAQQPSASSLQSPQGQSQASQQAPQQAQYAAQQAPTQRAPAPQPSYAQTSSAPAQQQAATCSTCGTVQSVEPIRTQGSASGIGAVGGAVAGGLLGNQFGAGNGRTAMTVVGALGGGLAGNEVEKRVRSETVYRVYVRMDTGKTRYWTYQSAPGVQPGDRVRLENNGLVRAG; translated from the coding sequence ATGGATAACGATCTGCAACCGCGTCGCATGCATCCGCTGGTCGCCGCTGCCGCCGGCAGTATCGTCGTGGTCAGTCTGCTCGGCGTCGCCGCGATCACCGGCGTGCTGCCGGTGGCCAAGAGCACCGATGGTCCCGCGCCGGCTGGCAACAATTCGCAGTACGCATTGACATCGGCGCAACAGCCGTCGGCGTCGTCGCTACAGTCGCCGCAAGGGCAGTCGCAAGCCTCGCAGCAGGCGCCTCAGCAGGCACAATACGCAGCGCAGCAGGCCCCCACACAGCGCGCCCCTGCCCCGCAGCCGTCGTATGCGCAAACCTCGTCAGCGCCGGCACAGCAACAGGCCGCGACCTGCTCGACGTGTGGCACCGTGCAGTCGGTCGAACCGATCCGCACGCAGGGTAGCGCCTCGGGCATTGGCGCCGTCGGCGGTGCCGTGGCCGGTGGTCTGCTCGGCAATCAGTTCGGCGCCGGTAACGGCCGCACCGCAATGACCGTGGTCGGCGCGCTCGGTGGCGGCCTGGCCGGTAACGAAGTCGAGAAGCGCGTGCGCTCCGAGACCGTCTATCGCGTCTATGTGCGCATGGACACCGGCAAGACGCGCTACTGGACCTACCAGTCGGCACCGGGCGTGCAACCGGGTGACCGTGTGCGTCTCGAGAACAACGGCCTGGTGCGCGCGGGATAA
- the hscA gene encoding Fe-S protein assembly chaperone HscA, translating to MALLQISEPGMSPAPHQRRLAVGIDLGTTHSLVASVRSGVAEVLPDEQGRVLLPSVVRYLGGHRTQIGYDAKAAAATDPRNTIVSVKRFMGRGLADVAHADNAPYDFVDAPGMVQMTTAGGVKSPVEVSAEILATLRQRAEDTLGDDLVGAVITVPAYFDDAQRQATKDAARLAGLNVLRLLNEPTAAAIAYGLDNGAEGLYAVYDLGGGTFDISILRLTKGVFEVLAAGGDSALGGDDFDQVIYRWVLEAAGLDAASLTPEDVRGLLDHARTAKEALTDAEQAPISLALSGGRHVALQLTREQFTTLGAPLVQRTIGPMRKALRDAGMGQEDVKGVVLVGGATRMPQVRAAVANFFGREPLVDLDPDQVVALGAAVQANLLAGNQAEGEDWLLLDVIPLSLGIETMGGLVEKIIPRNATIPVARAQEFTTFKDGQTAMAIHVLQGERELVSDCRSLARFELRGIPPMTAGAARIRVTYQVDADGLLSVSAQEMHSGVAASIEVKPSYGLADDDISRMLQDSFGSAEQDMRARALREQQVEAERLLVAIDSALQADPELLDAEERARIDGLLADLRQKSSGDDQAAIKAATETLSHATDEFAARRMDKSIRAALAGRRVADIDKL from the coding sequence ATGGCCCTTCTGCAAATTTCCGAACCCGGCATGTCCCCCGCGCCGCACCAGCGGCGACTCGCCGTGGGCATCGACCTGGGCACGACGCATTCGCTCGTGGCCTCCGTGCGCAGCGGTGTGGCCGAAGTCCTTCCCGACGAACAGGGCCGCGTGCTGCTGCCGTCCGTCGTGCGTTATCTGGGCGGACACCGTACCCAGATCGGCTACGATGCCAAAGCGGCTGCGGCGACCGATCCGCGTAACACGATCGTTTCCGTCAAGCGTTTCATGGGCCGCGGTCTGGCCGATGTCGCGCATGCCGACAACGCGCCGTACGATTTCGTCGACGCCCCCGGCATGGTGCAGATGACGACCGCCGGTGGCGTAAAGAGTCCGGTGGAAGTGTCGGCCGAAATTCTGGCGACGCTGCGTCAGCGTGCCGAAGACACCCTCGGCGACGATCTGGTGGGCGCGGTGATCACCGTGCCTGCGTACTTCGACGATGCACAACGTCAGGCCACCAAGGACGCCGCGCGTCTGGCCGGTCTGAACGTGCTGCGTCTGCTCAACGAACCGACGGCAGCGGCTATCGCCTACGGTCTCGACAACGGCGCGGAAGGCCTCTATGCCGTCTACGATCTGGGCGGCGGCACATTCGATATCTCGATCCTTCGTCTGACGAAGGGGGTGTTCGAAGTCCTTGCCGCGGGCGGCGACTCCGCGCTCGGGGGCGACGACTTCGATCAGGTGATTTACCGTTGGGTGCTGGAGGCTGCCGGTCTCGATGCAGCGTCGCTCACGCCCGAAGACGTGCGCGGTCTGCTCGATCACGCGCGCACCGCCAAGGAAGCCCTGACCGACGCGGAGCAAGCGCCCATCTCGCTCGCGCTGTCCGGCGGGCGTCATGTCGCGCTGCAACTCACGCGCGAGCAATTCACGACGCTTGGCGCTCCTCTCGTGCAACGCACGATCGGCCCGATGCGCAAGGCCTTGCGCGATGCCGGCATGGGGCAGGAAGACGTCAAGGGCGTGGTCCTCGTTGGCGGCGCGACGCGCATGCCGCAAGTGCGCGCAGCCGTTGCCAACTTCTTCGGTCGCGAGCCACTGGTCGATCTCGACCCGGATCAGGTCGTGGCGCTTGGTGCTGCCGTGCAAGCCAACCTGTTGGCCGGCAATCAGGCGGAAGGCGAAGACTGGCTGCTGCTCGACGTCATCCCGCTCTCGCTGGGTATCGAGACGATGGGTGGCCTCGTCGAGAAGATCATTCCGCGTAACGCGACCATTCCGGTGGCCCGTGCGCAGGAATTCACCACGTTCAAGGACGGCCAGACGGCGATGGCCATTCACGTGCTGCAAGGCGAGCGTGAGCTGGTGTCCGATTGCCGCTCGCTGGCGCGCTTCGAATTGCGTGGCATTCCGCCGATGACGGCCGGGGCGGCGCGCATTCGCGTGACGTATCAGGTCGACGCTGACGGCCTGCTCTCGGTCTCTGCGCAAGAGATGCATTCGGGGGTGGCGGCGTCCATCGAAGTCAAGCCGTCCTACGGGCTGGCAGACGACGACATTTCGCGCATGCTTCAGGACAGCTTCGGTTCGGCCGAGCAGGACATGCGTGCCCGCGCGCTGCGTGAGCAGCAGGTGGAAGCCGAGCGTCTGCTGGTGGCGATCGACAGCGCCCTGCAAGCCGACCCGGAATTGCTCGACGCCGAGGAGCGCGCCAGGATCGACGGCCTGCTGGCCGACTTGCGCCAGAAGTCTTCCGGCGACGATCAGGCCGCGATCAAAGCGGCGACCGAAACGCTCTCGCACGCGACGGACGAGTTTGCTGCGCGTCGCATGGACAAGAGCATCCGCGCAGCGCTGGCTGGCCGGCGCGTGGCGGACATCGACAAACTGTAA
- the recJ gene encoding single-stranded-DNA-specific exonuclease RecJ: MTDIVTRHVNDATADALSRDGVHPVLARLFASRGVAERAETETALARLIPPTQLKGAHDAAVFLADAIAAGKRMLVVADYDCDGATACAVAVRGLRMFGAKVEYLVPNRFEYGYGLTPEIVALAAQGKQGPPDVLITVDNGIASLDGVAAAQALGIEVVVTDHHLPGNELPNARCIVNPNQPGCEFPSKNLAGVGVMFYVLLALRAELRTRGAFDTREQPRLDALLDLVALGTVADVVKLDANNRILVAQGLSRMRAGRMHPGINALFRAAARNARQAGSFDLGFGLGPRLNAAGRLADMSLGIECLLTDDDGRAWTLAQELDAMNRERREIEAGMQQEALADLARFDPRAATTLCAFNETWHQGVIGIVAARLKEKFYRPTIVFAPGDDGQIKGSGRSIPGFHLRDALDLVTKREPGLIAKFGGHAMAAGLTIAADALPRFQAAFEAVGQAWLDEKALSRVIETDGDIGDECFVPPFVALLDAQVWGQGFPPPVFSGEFDVLSQAILKDKHLKLQLGRGRMRFNAIWFNHADTLPSRARFAYRLAADTFNGVSRVQMIVEHAQA, encoded by the coding sequence ATGACCGACATCGTGACCCGACATGTCAACGACGCGACGGCCGACGCGCTCTCGCGCGACGGCGTGCACCCGGTGCTCGCCCGTCTGTTCGCCTCGCGGGGCGTGGCCGAGCGCGCAGAAACCGAAACCGCCCTCGCCCGTCTGATTCCGCCCACCCAACTCAAAGGGGCGCACGACGCCGCCGTCTTTCTCGCCGACGCCATCGCCGCCGGCAAACGCATGCTCGTGGTGGCCGACTACGATTGCGACGGCGCCACCGCGTGTGCCGTGGCCGTGCGCGGTTTGCGCATGTTCGGCGCCAAGGTCGAGTATCTGGTGCCGAACCGTTTCGAATATGGCTATGGCCTGACGCCGGAAATCGTGGCACTGGCCGCCCAAGGCAAGCAGGGGCCGCCCGACGTGTTGATTACGGTCGACAACGGTATCGCCAGTCTGGACGGCGTGGCTGCCGCACAAGCGCTCGGCATCGAAGTCGTAGTGACGGATCACCACTTGCCGGGTAACGAATTGCCCAACGCGCGTTGCATCGTCAATCCGAACCAGCCCGGCTGCGAATTCCCAAGCAAGAACCTGGCAGGTGTCGGCGTGATGTTCTACGTTCTGCTCGCCCTTCGCGCCGAATTGCGGACACGCGGCGCGTTCGACACGCGCGAACAGCCACGTCTCGACGCACTGCTCGATCTGGTCGCGCTGGGCACGGTGGCAGACGTCGTCAAGCTCGACGCCAACAACCGCATTCTGGTCGCGCAAGGACTGTCGCGGATGCGCGCGGGTCGCATGCATCCGGGTATCAACGCGCTCTTTCGCGCCGCTGCCCGTAACGCCCGGCAAGCCGGCAGCTTCGATCTGGGCTTTGGTCTGGGGCCGCGTCTGAACGCCGCCGGACGTCTCGCCGACATGTCGCTCGGCATCGAATGCCTGCTCACGGATGACGACGGGCGCGCGTGGACCCTCGCGCAAGAACTCGATGCGATGAATCGCGAGCGCCGCGAAATCGAGGCCGGGATGCAACAGGAAGCGCTGGCCGATCTGGCACGCTTCGACCCTCGCGCCGCCACGACGCTCTGCGCATTCAATGAGACGTGGCATCAGGGCGTGATCGGAATCGTGGCCGCGCGCCTCAAGGAGAAGTTTTATCGTCCGACCATCGTGTTCGCCCCCGGCGACGATGGTCAGATCAAAGGCTCCGGCCGCTCGATCCCGGGTTTCCACCTGCGCGACGCCCTCGACCTCGTCACCAAACGCGAACCGGGTCTGATCGCCAAGTTCGGCGGTCACGCGATGGCGGCGGGCCTCACGATTGCCGCCGACGCCCTGCCGCGCTTTCAGGCGGCATTCGAAGCGGTCGGACAAGCGTGGCTCGACGAGAAGGCCCTGTCGCGCGTGATCGAAACCGATGGCGATATCGGCGACGAATGTTTTGTGCCGCCGTTCGTCGCCCTGCTCGATGCGCAGGTATGGGGACAGGGATTCCCGCCGCCGGTGTTCTCGGGCGAGTTCGACGTGCTCTCGCAAGCCATCCTCAAGGACAAGCATCTGAAGCTGCAACTCGGTCGTGGACGTATGCGCTTCAATGCCATCTGGTTCAATCACGCCGACACGCTGCCAAGCCGCGCGCGGTTCGCGTATCGATTGGCGGCGGACACCTTCAATGGCGTGTCACGCGTGCAGATGATCGTGGAACACGCGCAGGCCTGA
- the hscB gene encoding Fe-S protein assembly co-chaperone HscB, with translation MSALTDNYFTLFDLPPRFALDTEALETAYRAVQSRVHPDRFASASDAERRVAMQWAAQANAAYRTLRDPLQRATYLLTLQGIDVGAENNTAMAPDFLMQQMEWREAIDDAVAARNINALEALARSLRDDRRVRLTKLGDWLDSSAWQPSAEAVRQLMFIARAEEDIAQRIEMLENA, from the coding sequence ATGAGTGCGTTGACTGACAACTATTTCACGCTGTTCGATCTGCCGCCGCGCTTTGCGCTCGATACCGAAGCGCTCGAGACGGCCTACCGGGCCGTGCAATCGCGCGTGCACCCGGATCGATTCGCGAGCGCCAGCGACGCCGAACGGCGCGTGGCCATGCAATGGGCTGCGCAGGCGAACGCCGCCTACCGCACGTTGCGCGATCCGTTGCAACGTGCGACGTATCTCCTCACGCTGCAAGGCATCGATGTGGGCGCGGAGAACAATACCGCGATGGCCCCCGACTTCCTGATGCAGCAAATGGAGTGGCGCGAAGCCATCGACGATGCTGTCGCGGCACGCAATATCAATGCCCTTGAAGCGCTGGCCCGCTCCCTGCGCGACGACCGTCGCGTGCGTCTCACCAAGCTGGGCGACTGGCTCGACAGCAGCGCCTGGCAGCCGTCGGCGGAAGCCGTGCGGCAACTGATGTTCATTGCGCGCGCCGAAGAAGACATCGCGCAGCGCATCGAAATGCTGGAAAACGCGTGA
- the lysS gene encoding lysine--tRNA ligase gives MTDQKTPAQAATPAGDLPQDENKLIAERREKLQALRANGVAFPNDFRPENHAGDLHARFETVDSETLEANPIPVSVAGRMMLKRVMGKAAFATVQDGSGQIQFFISSTDVGGEAMTAFKGWDIGDIIAATGTLFRTRTGELSVKVKELRLLAKSLRPLPDKFHGLSDQETKYRQRYVDLITSPETRSTFRARAKAIASIRKHMTDADFMEVETPMLHPIPGGAAAKPFITHHNALDMQMYLRIAPELYLKRLIVGGFERVFEINRNFRNEGVSPRHNPEFTMMEFYAAYTDYRWLMDFTEALIRNAAIDARGTATIKYQDRDLDLSKPFHRLTIVEAIRKYAPEFTDAQLADIDFVRSALGKYGVKVDAPQFTNAGLGALQLALFEETAESQLWEPTFIVDYPVEVSPLARASDTLPGITERFELFITGREIANGFSELNDPEDQANRFQAQVLQKDAGDEEAMYYDADYIRALEYGMPPTGGCGIGIDRLIMLLTDSPNIRDVLLFPHLRRED, from the coding sequence ATGACCGATCAAAAGACTCCGGCCCAAGCGGCCACTCCGGCTGGCGACCTGCCGCAGGACGAAAACAAGCTCATCGCGGAACGTCGCGAAAAGCTGCAGGCGCTGCGCGCCAACGGCGTGGCGTTCCCCAACGACTTCCGTCCCGAGAATCACGCCGGCGATCTGCACGCGCGCTTCGAGACCGTGGACAGCGAAACGCTCGAAGCCAACCCCATCCCCGTGTCGGTGGCCGGGCGCATGATGCTCAAGCGTGTGATGGGCAAGGCTGCGTTCGCCACGGTGCAGGACGGCAGCGGTCAGATCCAGTTCTTCATCAGCAGCACCGACGTCGGCGGCGAAGCGATGACCGCCTTCAAGGGCTGGGACATTGGCGACATCATTGCCGCGACCGGCACGCTGTTCCGCACGCGCACCGGCGAACTGTCGGTCAAGGTGAAGGAGCTGCGCTTGCTCGCCAAGTCGCTGCGTCCGCTGCCGGACAAGTTCCACGGCCTGTCGGATCAGGAAACGAAGTACCGTCAGCGCTACGTCGACCTGATCACCTCGCCCGAGACACGCAGCACGTTCCGCGCGCGCGCCAAGGCCATCGCCTCGATCCGCAAGCACATGACGGACGCCGACTTCATGGAAGTCGAAACCCCGATGCTGCACCCGATTCCGGGCGGCGCCGCGGCCAAGCCGTTCATCACGCACCACAACGCGCTCGACATGCAGATGTATCTGCGTATCGCGCCGGAACTGTATCTGAAGCGCCTGATCGTCGGCGGCTTCGAGCGAGTGTTCGAGATCAACCGCAATTTCCGCAATGAAGGCGTGTCGCCGCGCCACAATCCGGAATTCACTATGATGGAGTTTTACGCAGCCTATACGGACTACCGTTGGCTGATGGACTTCACCGAGGCGCTGATCCGTAATGCCGCCATCGACGCACGCGGCACGGCAACCATCAAATATCAGGACCGCGACCTGGACCTGTCCAAGCCGTTCCACCGTCTGACGATTGTCGAAGCGATCCGCAAGTACGCGCCGGAATTCACCGACGCGCAACTCGCCGACATCGACTTCGTGCGCAGTGCGTTGGGCAAGTACGGCGTGAAGGTCGATGCTCCGCAGTTCACGAACGCCGGTCTCGGTGCGCTGCAACTGGCACTCTTCGAAGAGACGGCCGAGAGCCAACTGTGGGAGCCGACCTTCATCGTCGACTACCCGGTGGAAGTCTCGCCGCTGGCACGCGCGTCCGACACGTTGCCGGGCATCACCGAACGCTTCGAGTTGTTCATCACGGGCCGCGAAATCGCCAACGGCTTCTCCGAGTTGAACGACCCGGAAGATCAGGCCAACCGCTTCCAGGCACAGGTCCTGCAAAAGGATGCGGGCGACGAAGAAGCCATGTACTACGACGCCGATTACATTCGTGCGCTCGAGTACGGCATGCCCCCGACGGGCGGCTGCGGCATCGGCATCGATCGTCTGATCATGCTGCTCACCGACAGCCCGAACATTCGCGACGTGCTGCTTTTCCCGCACCTGCGCCGCGAAGACTGA
- a CDS encoding LysR family transcriptional regulator, translating to MDFLQLQTFKAIVDEGSVLGAAEALHCVQSNVTARIRALEHTVGVKLFHRQGRRLQLTPSGRTLLGYADRILALSREASAALNPASEPSGDFSLGAIESSATSRLPAVLARFHAAYPKVRLNLVTDTSLNLLDEIQHGRVDAALIAGTACLEAQAQTVVVSDEVYREPIVLVAPARAGQVREASDLSGATLLMWPPGCPYRATMEQWLAANAVTPGRILSYGSYATIVACVGAGVGYSLVPRGIYQRYRQEANIVGHAMEDLAAVPNFFVRHRGVDVHPAREAFLRVMHEYVAEAQPT from the coding sequence ATGGACTTTCTGCAACTTCAGACCTTCAAGGCCATCGTCGACGAGGGCAGCGTGCTTGGCGCGGCCGAAGCGCTGCACTGCGTCCAGTCGAACGTGACGGCCCGCATCCGGGCGCTCGAGCACACGGTGGGGGTGAAGCTCTTTCACCGGCAGGGGCGGCGCCTGCAACTCACGCCCAGCGGACGCACGCTGCTCGGCTACGCCGACCGGATTCTGGCGCTCTCGCGAGAAGCCAGCGCGGCGCTCAATCCGGCAAGCGAGCCGTCTGGCGACTTTTCGCTGGGGGCGATCGAGTCGTCGGCCACGTCGCGCTTGCCGGCGGTGCTGGCGCGGTTTCACGCGGCGTACCCGAAAGTGCGTCTGAATCTGGTGACGGACACGTCGCTCAACCTGCTCGACGAGATCCAGCACGGTCGCGTAGACGCGGCGCTGATTGCGGGGACGGCGTGTCTTGAAGCGCAGGCGCAGACAGTTGTCGTGTCGGACGAGGTCTATCGCGAGCCGATCGTGCTGGTGGCCCCGGCGAGGGCGGGGCAGGTGCGCGAAGCCTCGGATCTGTCAGGGGCCACGCTGCTGATGTGGCCACCGGGCTGCCCGTATCGCGCCACGATGGAGCAATGGCTGGCGGCGAACGCCGTCACGCCGGGGCGCATTCTGAGCTATGGCAGCTACGCGACCATCGTGGCGTGCGTCGGCGCAGGCGTCGGTTATTCGCTTGTGCCGCGCGGCATCTATCAACGGTACCGGCAAGAGGCGAATATCGTGGGTCACGCGATGGAGGACCTGGCGGCCGTACCGAACTTCTTCGTTCGCCATCGCGGCGTCGATGTGCATCCTGCGCGCGAAGCCTTCCTGCGGGTGATGCACGAGTACGTCGCCGAAGCGCAGCCCACGTAA
- the prfB gene encoding peptide chain release factor 2 (programmed frameshift), whose product MEAERLNALESLLADLRTRVGELRGIFDFDVKQARLIEVNKELEDPNIWNDSKRAQALGKEKKALDSIVTNLTELDAGISDTQELFEMSRDEGDEDSLVALESDTQGLAARVGEMEFRRMFNNPADPNNCFIDIQAGAGGTEANDWAGMLLRQYLRYCERKGFKAEVLEVSDGDVAGIKSASLKVTGDYAYGYLRTETGVHRLVRKSPFDSSGGRHTSFASLFVYPEVDDSIEIDINPADVRTDTYRASGAGGQHINKTDSAVRLTHIPTGIVVACQNDRSQHRNRAEAWDMLRSRLFEHEMRKRRAEQDKLESSKTDVGWGHQIRSYVLDQSRVKDLRTGVETGNTGKVLDGDLDDFISASLKQGV is encoded by the exons ATGGAAGCCGAACGCCTCAACGCACTTGAATCTCTCCTCGCCGATCTGCGCACCCGCGTCGGCGAGCTCAGG GGTATCTTTGACTTCGATGTCAAACAAGCTCGCCTGATCGAAGTCAACAAAGAACTCGAAGACCCCAACATCTGGAACGATTCCAAGCGTGCTCAGGCATTGGGCAAGGAAAAGAAGGCGCTCGATAGCATCGTCACCAATCTGACCGAACTCGACGCCGGCATTTCCGATACGCAGGAACTGTTCGAAATGTCCCGCGACGAGGGCGACGAAGACTCGCTGGTGGCGCTCGAAAGCGACACGCAAGGTCTCGCCGCGCGCGTGGGCGAGATGGAGTTCCGCCGGATGTTCAACAACCCGGCCGACCCGAACAACTGCTTCATCGACATTCAGGCCGGCGCCGGCGGCACCGAGGCCAACGACTGGGCCGGCATGCTGCTGCGCCAATACCTGCGCTATTGCGAACGCAAGGGCTTCAAGGCTGAAGTGCTCGAAGTGTCGGACGGCGACGTTGCCGGCATCAAGAGCGCGTCGCTGAAAGTCACCGGCGACTACGCCTATGGCTATCTGCGCACGGAAACCGGCGTGCATCGTCTGGTGCGCAAGTCGCCGTTCGACTCGTCGGGTGGTCGTCACACGTCGTTCGCCAGCCTGTTCGTCTACCCGGAAGTGGATGATTCGATCGAGATCGATATCAATCCGGCGGACGTGCGTACCGACACGTATCGCGCCTCCGGGGCAGGCGGTCAGCACATCAACAAGACCGACTCCGCCGTGCGTCTCACGCACATCCCGACCGGCATCGTCGTGGCCTGCCAGAACGACCGTTCGCAGCACCGCAACCGAGCCGAAGCCTGGGACATGCTGCGCTCACGACTGTTCGAGCATGAGATGCGCAAGCGTCGTGCCGAGCAGGACAAGCTCGAGTCGAGCAAGACCGATGTGGGCTGGGGCCATCAGATTCGCTCGTATGTGCTCGATCAGTCACGCGTCAAGGACCTGCGCACCGGCGTGGAAACCGGCAATACCGGTAAGGTGCTCGACGGTGATCTGGACGACTTCATCTCAGCGAGCCTCAAGCAGGGAGTGTAA
- a CDS encoding Ivy family c-type lysozyme inhibitor, whose translation MAFVRTLAVWVVSALCIQRAAVAAPASTPGAPGANPETGPYLHELLKRPDFSGAYARIVAPRGVPAWVRQGGTSTPSQRVSVAGKPWLLVQSCKPHDCPSEYVHILYEPRSQAIAALFVRDPSAAANAGPHQDRTELIWLGAPDGSLKNALLHTLRFTE comes from the coding sequence ATGGCGTTTGTCCGCACGCTAGCCGTGTGGGTGGTGAGCGCGCTGTGCATTCAGCGCGCCGCCGTTGCCGCCCCGGCCAGCACGCCGGGCGCACCCGGTGCAAATCCCGAGACGGGACCGTACCTGCATGAACTGCTCAAGCGCCCGGACTTCTCGGGCGCTTATGCGCGCATCGTCGCGCCGCGCGGGGTTCCCGCGTGGGTGCGTCAGGGCGGTACGTCGACGCCGTCGCAACGCGTGAGCGTCGCCGGCAAGCCGTGGTTGCTGGTGCAAAGCTGCAAGCCCCACGACTGCCCTAGCGAGTACGTCCACATTTTGTATGAGCCGCGCTCACAGGCGATCGCGGCACTGTTCGTGCGAGACCCGAGTGCGGCGGCCAACGCCGGACCGCATCAGGATCGCACTGAACTGATCTGGCTGGGCGCGCCCGACGGCTCGCTCAAGAATGCCCTGCTGCACACGCTGCGTTTTACCGAATAA